Proteins from one Microbacterium proteolyticum genomic window:
- a CDS encoding dipeptide ABC transporter ATP-binding protein encodes MSTTEKTGVPALEMTDVSVDFAVDDVWVPAAKNLTYSIARGQVVAVVGESGSGKSVSSMAVLDLLPRNSRVRGSIKVNGREVTTLSTNQMRQLRGPEVAAIFQEPMTALNPVLTVGSQIIEALRAHTTMAPSEAKVRAMELLDMVGLPDPAKAFASYPHQLSGGQRQRAMIAQSISLEPALLIADEPTTALDVTVQAEILDLIRDLRDRLDSAVLLITHDMGVVADLADWIVVMKSGEVVEQGPAVRVLGDPQDDYTKELLASVPRLGETLEGEATVDVVESLAAAVASGPARTETIRLAAEAPEIAHPVLTLENVSIEYGKKGRVAAFRAVDDVTLGIAEGEIVGLVGESGSGKSTIGRAAIGLQPIADGRLVVDGVDISSGSRKLIKSLRRRVGIVFQDPSSSLNPRLPIGESIGEPLFLAGEAKGAALDARVEKLLDEVRLPRSYRNRYPHELSGGQKQRVGIARALSLQPRLLVADEPTSALDVSVQARVLELLSELQQEHRFACLFISHDLAVVDAMADRIVVLNRGKIAEQGTRDQILRAPKEPYTQRLIAAIPVPDVEVQAARRELRHELLKNTPAS; translated from the coding sequence ATGAGCACGACCGAGAAAACGGGCGTTCCCGCGCTCGAGATGACCGACGTCAGCGTCGACTTCGCGGTGGACGACGTCTGGGTCCCCGCGGCGAAGAACCTCACCTACTCCATCGCCCGTGGCCAGGTCGTCGCCGTCGTCGGCGAGTCGGGCTCGGGCAAGAGCGTGAGCTCCATGGCGGTGCTCGACCTCCTGCCGCGCAACAGTCGTGTGCGCGGAAGCATCAAGGTCAACGGCCGTGAGGTCACGACGCTCAGCACGAACCAGATGCGGCAGCTGCGCGGTCCCGAGGTCGCCGCGATCTTCCAGGAGCCGATGACGGCGCTGAACCCGGTGCTGACGGTCGGGTCGCAGATCATCGAGGCGCTGCGCGCGCACACGACCATGGCGCCCTCCGAGGCGAAGGTCCGCGCGATGGAGCTCCTCGACATGGTGGGGCTGCCCGATCCCGCGAAGGCGTTCGCGTCCTACCCGCACCAGCTGTCGGGCGGTCAGCGTCAGCGCGCCATGATCGCGCAGTCCATCAGCCTCGAGCCCGCGCTCCTCATCGCCGACGAGCCGACGACGGCTCTGGACGTGACGGTGCAGGCCGAGATCCTCGACCTCATCCGCGACCTCCGCGACCGCCTCGACTCGGCGGTGCTGCTGATCACGCACGACATGGGTGTCGTGGCCGACCTCGCCGACTGGATCGTCGTGATGAAGTCGGGCGAGGTCGTGGAGCAGGGCCCCGCCGTGCGCGTGCTCGGCGACCCGCAGGACGACTACACCAAGGAGCTGCTCGCGTCCGTGCCCCGGCTGGGGGAGACGCTCGAGGGCGAGGCGACCGTCGACGTCGTGGAGTCGCTGGCCGCGGCCGTCGCGAGCGGTCCCGCGCGCACGGAGACGATCCGTCTGGCCGCCGAGGCGCCGGAGATCGCGCACCCCGTCCTCACGCTCGAGAACGTGTCGATCGAGTACGGCAAGAAGGGCCGGGTCGCCGCCTTCCGCGCGGTCGACGATGTCACGCTCGGCATCGCCGAGGGCGAGATCGTGGGCCTGGTGGGCGAGTCCGGTTCGGGCAAGTCGACCATCGGTCGCGCGGCCATCGGGCTCCAGCCGATCGCCGACGGGCGTCTCGTCGTCGACGGAGTCGACATCTCCAGCGGCTCGCGCAAGCTCATCAAGTCGCTGCGCCGTCGCGTGGGCATCGTGTTCCAGGACCCGTCGTCGTCGCTGAACCCGCGTCTGCCCATCGGCGAGTCCATCGGCGAGCCGCTGTTTCTCGCCGGCGAGGCGAAGGGCGCGGCCCTCGACGCGCGCGTCGAGAAGCTCCTCGACGAGGTGCGACTGCCGCGCAGCTACCGCAACCGCTACCCGCACGAGCTCTCGGGTGGGCAGAAGCAGCGTGTCGGCATCGCCCGCGCCCTGTCCCTGCAGCCGCGTCTTCTCGTTGCGGACGAGCCGACGAGCGCCCTGGACGTCTCGGTGCAGGCCCGCGTGCTCGAGCTTCTCAGCGAGCTCCAGCAGGAGCACCGGTTCGCGTGCCTGTTCATCAGCCACGACCTGGCGGTGGTGGATGCCATGGCCGACCGCATCGTGGTGCTCAACCGCGGCAAGATCGCGGAGCAGGGCACCCGCGACCAGATCCTGCGCGCTCCGAAGGAGCCGTACACGCAGCGTCTCATCGCGGCCATCCCCGTGCCCGACGTCGAGGTGCAGGCCGCCCGTCGCGAACTGCGCCACGAGCTGCTGAAGAACACTCCGGCATCCTGA
- a CDS encoding PH domain-containing protein translates to MPRQTFRSTFTRILCGILWALIAVVAIGLLAVPAAAVSPALVIVGALGAAALVYGILWSPSITVDDDGVRVDNIALAYDVPWAALINVDTRYALQLHTPGRRIGVTAAPAPGATGSLRAARAHRRSEGTTAPGTRPGELPTTDSGRAAALVRDRWYALRDAGRVEAGVAETVPVRVRPRVDNLLLLTAGAVGVVLAIVLG, encoded by the coding sequence ATGCCACGCCAGACGTTCCGTTCGACGTTCACCCGCATCCTGTGCGGCATCCTGTGGGCGCTCATCGCCGTGGTCGCGATCGGCCTGCTGGCCGTTCCCGCGGCGGCGGTCTCGCCCGCGCTCGTGATCGTCGGCGCCCTCGGCGCCGCGGCGCTGGTCTACGGCATCCTGTGGTCGCCCTCGATCACCGTCGACGACGACGGTGTCCGGGTCGACAACATCGCGCTCGCGTACGACGTGCCCTGGGCCGCGCTGATCAACGTCGACACGCGCTACGCTCTCCAGCTGCACACTCCGGGCCGCCGCATCGGTGTGACCGCAGCCCCGGCGCCGGGAGCCACCGGCTCCCTGCGCGCCGCGCGGGCGCACCGCCGGAGCGAGGGCACGACGGCTCCCGGAACGCGTCCGGGCGAACTGCCCACGACCGACTCCGGCCGCGCCGCCGCGCTCGTCCGCGACCGCTGGTACGCCCTGCGCGACGCCGGCCGTGTCGAGGCCGGCGTCGCCGAGACGGTGCCCGTCCGTGTCCGCCCCCGGGTCGACAACCTGCTTCTGCTGACCGCGGGTGCGGTCGGCGTCGTGCTGGCGATTGTCCTGGGCTGA
- a CDS encoding ABC transporter permease → MTQMLPEPANVDAPPPSDERHTVGVSQGRLILRRFLSNKVAVVSGILFVLLAIFSISAIGLGPIPGWWKHDYTSLNPQNDGGAPTLTLWPFSFGEHPFGQDRIGIDYFAMTMRGIQNSILVMIIISVVGTAVGTVIGALAGYYRGWIDSVLMRITDVFIVIPIIVIGAVVGRATGGLGVIPLAFFLAMVSWTTIARLVRAEFLSLREREFVEAARVAGASDARIIFKHILPNAIGVVIVAATLLAASAILLETALSYLQLGVRPPDVSLGLIISDNQSAFQTRPWLFWWPAVFIVVLAVLVNFVGDGLRDAFDPRQKRFSLRRTKEQPASSTTAPASTEARVHPETPSS, encoded by the coding sequence ATGACCCAGATGCTCCCCGAGCCGGCCAACGTCGACGCTCCGCCGCCCTCCGATGAGCGCCACACCGTCGGCGTCAGCCAGGGACGACTCATCCTGCGTCGATTCCTGTCGAACAAGGTCGCCGTCGTCTCCGGCATCCTGTTCGTGCTCCTCGCGATCTTCTCGATCTCGGCGATCGGCCTGGGGCCCATCCCCGGGTGGTGGAAGCACGACTACACCTCGCTCAACCCGCAGAACGACGGGGGAGCGCCGACCCTCACGCTGTGGCCGTTCTCGTTCGGCGAGCACCCGTTCGGTCAGGATCGCATCGGCATCGACTACTTCGCGATGACGATGCGCGGCATCCAGAACTCGATCCTGGTGATGATCATCATCAGCGTCGTGGGCACGGCCGTCGGCACCGTCATCGGCGCCCTCGCGGGCTACTACCGCGGGTGGATCGATTCGGTTCTGATGCGCATCACCGATGTCTTCATCGTCATCCCGATCATCGTGATCGGCGCCGTCGTCGGTCGTGCGACCGGTGGCCTCGGTGTGATCCCGCTGGCGTTCTTCCTCGCGATGGTCTCGTGGACGACGATCGCCCGCCTCGTGCGTGCCGAGTTCCTGTCGCTGCGCGAGCGCGAGTTCGTGGAAGCCGCCCGCGTGGCCGGCGCGAGCGACGCCCGCATCATCTTCAAGCACATCCTGCCCAACGCCATCGGCGTGGTGATCGTGGCGGCGACGCTGCTGGCCGCCTCCGCGATCCTCCTCGAGACCGCGCTGAGCTACCTGCAGCTCGGTGTGCGGCCGCCGGACGTGTCGCTCGGTCTGATCATCTCCGACAACCAGTCCGCGTTCCAGACGCGCCCGTGGCTGTTCTGGTGGCCGGCCGTGTTCATCGTGGTGCTCGCCGTACTGGTGAACTTCGTCGGCGACGGCCTGCGCGACGCATTCGACCCGCGGCAGAAGCGCTTCTCGCTGCGGCGCACCAAGGAGCAGCCCGCGTCGTCGACGACGGCGCCGGCCAGCACCGAGGCGCGCGTGCACCCGGAGACGCCGTCGTCATGA
- a CDS encoding ABC transporter permease, which produces MVGFILRRIAVSILVLLAASFIMYVLAANSGDPLQDLRDSSAANRDQLIAARVAALDLNVPVPLRYFLWLGGAAGCLIPFAGTCNLGLTISNAAVLDILPTAIGSTLQLVTASFVLAIVLGIVVGVVSALRQYSGFDFGITLLSFFLFSLPSFLVAVLLKEFMALGFNNFLESATAIPIWLIVLLGVIAAVVWQAMIGGDTRRRLIVAGSAGLATVALLVYFNLTDWFRNPGLGPVGLLLLIAGIVVITTALIAGLRNRRALLVAALNGAIAYICYFALQGLFDISTFATIIILGVVAVAVGLVSGYVLGAPDRGMVARIGGLVAFLSGALVVLDRYMQSWPQYVSNPRINGRPIATVGAGTPGFTGDMWITGIDTFTHLLLPTISLLLISFAGYTRYARAGMLEVMNQDYIRTARAKGLPERTVILRHGLRNMLIPIVTLVATDVGALLGGAVITERVFAISGMGALFVTSIQRVDVNPVMGYFLVIAITAIVFNFLADLAYATLDPRVRVVA; this is translated from the coding sequence ATGGTCGGATTCATCCTCAGGCGCATCGCCGTCTCGATCCTGGTCCTCCTGGCAGCGTCGTTCATCATGTACGTGCTGGCCGCCAACTCCGGCGACCCGTTGCAGGACCTGCGCGACAGCTCCGCCGCCAACCGCGATCAGCTCATCGCCGCGCGTGTCGCGGCGCTCGACCTGAACGTCCCCGTTCCCCTCCGTTACTTCCTCTGGCTCGGCGGTGCCGCCGGCTGCCTCATCCCATTCGCCGGCACGTGCAACCTCGGTCTCACGATCTCCAACGCCGCCGTCCTCGACATCCTCCCGACCGCCATCGGGTCGACCCTCCAGCTCGTCACAGCGTCGTTCGTGCTGGCCATCGTCCTCGGCATCGTGGTGGGCGTCGTCTCCGCCCTCCGCCAGTACAGCGGGTTCGACTTCGGCATCACGCTGCTGAGCTTCTTCCTCTTCTCGCTGCCCTCTTTCCTGGTCGCCGTGCTCCTGAAGGAGTTCATGGCCCTGGGCTTCAACAACTTCCTGGAATCGGCCACGGCCATCCCGATCTGGCTCATCGTCCTGCTGGGCGTGATCGCGGCCGTCGTGTGGCAGGCCATGATCGGTGGAGACACCCGCCGGCGTCTCATCGTCGCGGGCTCTGCGGGCCTCGCGACCGTCGCCCTGCTGGTGTACTTCAACCTCACCGACTGGTTCCGGAACCCGGGCCTCGGCCCGGTCGGGCTCCTTCTGCTGATCGCGGGCATCGTCGTCATCACGACCGCCCTCATCGCCGGTCTGCGAAACCGTCGGGCGCTCCTCGTCGCGGCGCTCAACGGTGCGATCGCCTACATCTGCTACTTCGCCCTGCAGGGTCTGTTCGACATCTCGACCTTCGCGACGATCATCATCCTCGGTGTCGTCGCCGTGGCGGTCGGTCTCGTCTCGGGATACGTCCTCGGCGCCCCCGACCGCGGGATGGTCGCGCGCATCGGCGGGCTGGTCGCCTTCCTGTCGGGTGCCCTCGTGGTGCTCGATCGCTACATGCAGTCGTGGCCGCAGTACGTGAGCAACCCGCGCATCAACGGCCGACCGATCGCCACGGTCGGTGCCGGCACCCCCGGGTTCACCGGCGACATGTGGATCACCGGAATCGACACGTTCACCCATCTCCTGCTGCCGACGATCTCGCTGCTGCTCATCTCCTTCGCCGGCTACACGCGGTACGCCCGCGCCGGAATGCTTGAGGTGATGAACCAGGACTACATCCGCACGGCACGCGCGAAGGGCCTGCCCGAGCGCACGGTCATCCTGCGCCACGGCCTGCGGAACATGCTCATCCCGATCGTGACGCTCGTCGCCACCGACGTCGGCGCGCTCCTGGGTGGCGCCGTCATCACCGAGAGGGTCTTCGCGATCTCGGGAATGGGCGCACTGTTCGTCACCTCGATCCAGCGCGTCGATGTGAACCCCGTGATGGGGTACTTCCTCGTCATCGCCATCACGGCGATCGTGTTCAACTTCCTGGCAGATCTCGCCTACGCCACGCTCGACCCCCGCGTGCGAGTGGTCGCATGA
- a CDS encoding ABC transporter family substrate-binding protein, producing MSEKTRRTRALAAGAGVAVAALALAGCTTTATPDAGASSGGTITIATTNAFTSFNGDTPEANLDTNGMVGYLTGVSGGLGLGGFQRLDKDFSVLDNTDFGTYEKISDDPLTVKYTINEGLTWSDGEPINADDMLVNWAINSGYYDDAKLDPASGEVTNGGTQYFTLAGSTAGLDTTAFPEISDDNMSMTLVYSKPFVDFELVNPIGKPAHVLAEKAGVSEADFITLLKDTPKGNPEAPVAPNATLKAAADFWNTGYDVTAMPTDQSLLVASGPFIVTDFTPEQSITLGKNPNYKGSMSPKYDQLIIRFIGDANAQVTALQNGEVQAIQPQASADTLTALENANATVHSGSQLSYDHVDLSFGGVFADANVREAFLKTIPRQQILDSIIKPVNPDAEVLNSQIFLPTDGDQYTTAVAASGYDAFTEPDIEGAKALLAGATPTVRILYNTNNPNRVDSFRAIQQSAQQAGFNIVDAGSPDWSSLLGSGSYDVSIFGWISPGAGNAALPQIFKSGGGGNYNNYSNATVDTLVDESQVTTDPAQLADIKVKIDAETAKDFYGLPLFQLPGLFADNGTVQGIDYFGGQTGIVWNAQEWTLAG from the coding sequence GTGTCTGAAAAGACTCGGCGCACGCGCGCCCTGGCGGCGGGAGCAGGTGTCGCCGTTGCGGCGCTCGCGCTCGCCGGCTGCACCACCACCGCCACGCCCGACGCGGGCGCGAGCAGCGGCGGTACCATCACCATCGCCACGACCAACGCGTTCACCTCGTTCAACGGCGACACCCCCGAGGCGAACCTGGACACCAACGGCATGGTGGGCTACCTCACCGGTGTCAGCGGCGGCCTCGGCCTCGGTGGCTTCCAGCGCCTCGACAAGGACTTCAGCGTCCTCGACAACACCGACTTCGGAACGTACGAGAAGATCTCGGACGACCCGCTGACGGTCAAGTACACGATCAACGAGGGCCTCACCTGGTCCGACGGCGAGCCCATCAACGCCGACGACATGCTCGTCAACTGGGCCATCAACTCGGGCTACTACGACGACGCCAAGCTCGACCCCGCCTCTGGCGAGGTCACCAACGGCGGCACCCAGTACTTCACGCTCGCCGGCAGCACCGCGGGTCTGGACACCACCGCGTTCCCCGAGATCAGCGACGACAACATGTCGATGACCCTCGTCTACTCGAAGCCGTTCGTGGACTTCGAGCTCGTGAACCCGATCGGCAAGCCCGCCCACGTGCTGGCCGAGAAGGCCGGCGTCTCCGAGGCCGACTTCATCACGCTCCTGAAGGACACCCCCAAGGGCAACCCCGAAGCGCCCGTCGCCCCCAACGCGACGCTGAAGGCCGCGGCTGACTTCTGGAACACCGGCTACGACGTCACGGCCATGCCGACCGACCAGAGCCTCCTCGTCGCGAGCGGTCCGTTCATCGTGACCGACTTCACCCCCGAGCAGAGCATCACGCTGGGCAAGAACCCCAACTACAAGGGCAGCATGTCGCCCAAGTACGACCAGCTGATCATCCGCTTCATCGGTGACGCCAACGCGCAGGTCACGGCCCTCCAGAACGGCGAGGTGCAGGCCATCCAGCCGCAGGCCTCCGCCGACACCCTGACGGCGCTCGAGAACGCCAACGCCACGGTCCACTCGGGCAGCCAGCTGTCGTACGACCACGTCGACCTGAGCTTCGGTGGCGTGTTCGCCGACGCGAACGTCCGCGAGGCCTTCCTGAAGACCATCCCGCGTCAGCAGATCCTCGACTCGATCATCAAGCCGGTCAACCCCGACGCCGAGGTGCTCAACTCGCAGATCTTCCTGCCGACGGACGGCGATCAGTACACCACGGCCGTCGCGGCCAGTGGCTACGACGCGTTCACCGAGCCCGACATCGAGGGTGCCAAGGCGCTGCTCGCCGGTGCGACCCCGACGGTCCGCATCCTCTACAACACCAACAACCCCAACCGTGTCGACAGCTTCCGCGCCATCCAGCAGTCGGCGCAGCAGGCGGGCTTCAACATCGTCGACGCCGGTTCGCCCGACTGGAGCTCGCTCCTGGGCAGCGGCAGCTACGACGTGTCCATCTTCGGATGGATCTCGCCCGGCGCCGGTAACGCGGCCCTCCCGCAGATCTTCAAGAGCGGCGGCGGCGGAAACTACAACAACTACAGCAACGCCACCGTCGACACGCTCGTCGACGAGAGCCAGGTCACGACCGACCCGGCGCAGCTCGCTGACATCAAGGTGAAGATCGACGCAGAGACGGCCAAGGACTTCTACGGTCTGCCGCTGTTCCAGCTCCCCGGTCTCTTCGCCGACAACGGCACCGTCCAGGGCATCGACTACTTCGGTGGCCAGACGGGCATCGTGTGGAACGCGCAGGAGTGGACGCTCGCGGGTTGA
- a CDS encoding CPBP family intramembrane glutamic endopeptidase: MPRTLGVFDPGIEQDAFRRRRLPWEIALVLLVSVGQSAIYSVVAFVRAATRAPISQQQTQLNPSRSDEPFWDAVYQFLGIFFSLALVALAIYLLWEPADNALRRIGLDFRRFGSDVLRGLALVALIGVPGIGVYAVGRLLGQSITVVPAPLDSSWWVIALLVLAALRAGLTEEVIFLGYLFDRLRRIGWSWTTIIVATALLRGSYHLYQGWPSALGNVVMGLVFGWCYRRWGRVMPLVVAHTLIDVIAFVGYPLAAAWWPGVFAPPSPSPSPSATS, from the coding sequence ATGCCGCGCACCCTGGGCGTGTTCGATCCCGGAATCGAACAAGATGCCTTCCGCCGTCGAAGACTCCCGTGGGAGATCGCGCTCGTCCTTCTGGTGAGTGTCGGTCAGTCGGCGATCTACTCCGTCGTGGCCTTCGTCCGTGCCGCGACGCGGGCACCGATCTCACAGCAGCAGACGCAACTGAACCCCTCCCGCAGCGACGAGCCGTTCTGGGACGCGGTTTATCAGTTTCTCGGCATCTTCTTCTCGCTCGCGCTCGTCGCCCTAGCCATCTACCTCCTGTGGGAGCCCGCGGACAACGCGCTCCGACGCATCGGTCTCGACTTCCGACGGTTCGGGTCGGACGTCCTCCGGGGCCTCGCCCTCGTGGCCCTCATCGGGGTCCCCGGGATCGGGGTCTATGCTGTGGGCCGGCTCCTCGGCCAGAGCATCACCGTCGTGCCGGCGCCGCTGGACTCGTCGTGGTGGGTGATCGCCCTGCTCGTCCTCGCGGCGCTGCGCGCGGGCCTCACGGAAGAGGTGATCTTCCTCGGCTACCTCTTCGATCGCCTGCGGCGGATCGGATGGTCCTGGACGACGATCATCGTCGCGACGGCGCTCCTGCGCGGAAGCTACCACCTCTATCAGGGCTGGCCGTCGGCACTCGGCAACGTCGTCATGGGCCTGGTCTTCGGCTGGTGCTACCGGCGCTGGGGGCGTGTCATGCCGCTCGTGGTGGCCCACACGCTCATCGACGTGATCGCTTTCGTCGGGTACCCGCTCGCCGCCGCCTGGTGGCCCGGCGTCTTCGCTCCCCCGTCGCCCTCGCCGTCGCCCAGTGCGACGTCGTGA
- a CDS encoding ABC transporter substrate-binding protein, which yields MHLGQYQQNTMTSRRRLVRLAVLGTAAAVALAGCSASDPAPQEEPPARTTLTLGVVGTPTSFNSESIHGDTVANRAIAALLDEHLGTLDGELQVVPNDGLGRITRIEGDPLTVSYELFPDRVWSDGTPITLDDLMFGWAVSSHYFDDATYDETGAVVSGTRYFETADLPDPNARTSRPTLDRAADTLTLTYDEPFADWNRQWLLDRPVHVVAAKAGVTVKELMTAILTTAEGDPSAPVAPNPVLAAAAAAWNTGFDATGGALDPASAVASGPWTIGEATSTSISLVRRDDYQGGHYPALEGVTIRFFPDQASQVAAVAAGEVDVANIGEPDATDLTTLADAGVTVTTGPTAQTLQLRFTDTTPNALRQAISLSLDRDAIVEEALGEVRPDARPLQSFLSSPATGPTYRQLTSGNGAPGTGSDVGAARSALDDRPAVLRVAYDATDPVSAIVFSQMVSMGAEAGIAVRAATDTDIADATLAWVGEDESLYRSARDRLAEGVTTVDAEKTFDQMTRDTDPVDVLAAAKEIDQALFEAYAGVPLLERTGAVAVGKGVGGVTYTSEPNGVPPSFWTWTPPAP from the coding sequence GTGCACCTCGGGCAGTACCAGCAGAACACGATGACCTCGCGACGCCGCCTCGTCAGGCTGGCCGTCCTCGGCACGGCCGCGGCGGTCGCACTGGCGGGCTGCTCGGCCTCCGATCCCGCCCCGCAGGAGGAGCCCCCCGCACGGACGACCCTCACGCTCGGCGTGGTCGGCACTCCGACGAGCTTCAACTCCGAGTCCATCCACGGCGACACCGTCGCCAACCGCGCGATCGCCGCGCTTCTGGACGAACACCTCGGCACCCTCGACGGCGAACTCCAGGTCGTGCCCAATGACGGCCTCGGCCGCATCACCCGTATCGAGGGCGACCCGCTGACCGTCAGCTACGAGCTCTTCCCCGACCGGGTCTGGTCGGACGGCACCCCGATCACGCTCGACGACCTCATGTTCGGCTGGGCCGTCTCCTCGCACTACTTCGACGATGCGACGTACGACGAGACCGGTGCTGTCGTGTCCGGCACGCGGTACTTCGAGACGGCGGACCTGCCCGACCCCAACGCCCGCACGTCGCGCCCCACGCTGGACCGCGCCGCCGACACCCTGACCCTCACCTACGACGAGCCGTTCGCCGACTGGAACCGGCAGTGGCTGCTCGACCGTCCGGTGCACGTCGTCGCAGCGAAGGCGGGCGTGACCGTCAAGGAGCTGATGACGGCGATCCTGACCACAGCCGAGGGGGACCCGTCCGCCCCCGTCGCCCCGAACCCCGTGCTCGCCGCCGCGGCAGCCGCGTGGAACACCGGTTTCGACGCCACCGGTGGTGCGCTGGACCCCGCATCGGCCGTGGCATCCGGGCCGTGGACGATCGGCGAAGCCACCAGCACGTCGATATCGCTGGTGCGGCGCGACGATTATCAGGGCGGCCACTACCCGGCGCTCGAGGGCGTGACGATCCGGTTCTTCCCCGATCAGGCGTCGCAGGTGGCGGCGGTCGCGGCCGGCGAGGTCGACGTCGCCAACATCGGCGAGCCGGACGCGACCGATCTCACGACGCTCGCCGACGCCGGCGTGACCGTGACGACGGGACCGACGGCTCAAACCCTCCAACTGCGGTTCACCGACACGACACCGAACGCGCTCCGTCAGGCGATCAGCCTGTCACTGGATCGGGATGCCATCGTCGAGGAGGCGCTCGGGGAGGTCCGTCCCGACGCGCGCCCCCTGCAGTCGTTCCTGTCGTCGCCCGCGACCGGGCCCACCTATCGGCAGCTGACGTCCGGTAACGGCGCCCCCGGGACGGGGAGCGACGTCGGTGCCGCACGATCGGCGCTGGACGACCGACCGGCCGTGCTCCGTGTGGCGTACGACGCGACCGATCCGGTGTCCGCGATCGTGTTCTCGCAGATGGTGAGCATGGGGGCCGAGGCGGGCATCGCGGTGCGTGCGGCGACGGACACCGACATCGCGGATGCCACCCTCGCCTGGGTCGGAGAGGACGAGAGCCTCTACCGCTCGGCGCGCGACCGTCTGGCCGAGGGCGTCACAACCGTCGACGCCGAGAAGACGTTCGACCAGATGACGCGGGACACAGACCCCGTCGACGTCCTGGCCGCCGCGAAGGAGATCGATCAGGCCCTCTTCGAGGCCTACGCGGGTGTGCCCCTGCTCGAGCGCACGGGTGCGGTGGCGGTCGGCAAGGGTGTCGGGGGAGTGACGTACACCTCGGAGCCGAACGGCGTCCCGCCGTCCTTCTGGACGTGGACGCCGCCGGCACCCTGA